Proteins encoded together in one bacterium window:
- a CDS encoding host-nuclease inhibitor Gam family protein produces MEVNFIDEMLMEIEAAEEKQTEAGYDLMLLAIKKYQSDISHNFEESEKEIAMIRNFIIRKNAQIQERINWLEKKLEAYIRERGDKTISLANGTLRMHKKPDRIEVEDLGLFLKKARPEMLTVIPEQVKPNLLAIKSHIKTRSTPPGVKVIEGQIEFSYSLNKEEENAGKETETGARIKQAS; encoded by the coding sequence TTGGAAGTAAACTTCATTGATGAAATGCTGATGGAGATTGAAGCAGCCGAGGAAAAGCAGACTGAAGCAGGTTATGATCTGATGCTTCTGGCTATAAAAAAATACCAGTCAGATATCTCTCACAATTTTGAAGAGAGTGAAAAAGAGATCGCAATGATAAGAAATTTCATTATCCGGAAGAATGCCCAGATTCAGGAAAGAATCAACTGGCTTGAGAAAAAACTGGAAGCATATATTCGTGAGCGAGGAGATAAAACTATCTCCCTTGCCAATGGAACGCTCAGGATGCATAAGAAACCTGATCGTATCGAAGTAGAAGACTTGGGACTGTTTCTAAAGAAAGCCAGACCTGAAATGCTGACAGTTATTCCGGAGCAGGTAAAGCCAAATCTCTTAGCAATAAAAAGTCATATCAAGACTAGGTCTACTCCACCGGGAGTTAAAGTAATAGAGGGTCAGATTGAATTTAGCTATTCATTAAATAAAGAGGAAGAAAATGCCGGAAAAGAAACCGAAACTGGAGCTCGAATTAAACAAGCCAGTTAG